In Corythoichthys intestinalis isolate RoL2023-P3 chromosome 4, ASM3026506v1, whole genome shotgun sequence, a genomic segment contains:
- the LOC130914583 gene encoding C-type lectin domain family 4 member M-like produces the protein MSVTFNSKSGALRGDGWELMDSKSEYGGRFPKSAWWIGAVAVCLGLLYLILLVVILATVSQYVRPSPLKDTEQLPISLTSCQNLTSQCLQLQGRYSTLLESKKQLETKLCSLTKEKDNAEGERDRLQNERDTLQNQRDILENERNALHSERDTLKNERDVLHNERDTLRNEKGNIKAELDTLQNETEVLKKDRDTLQVGQRALKIEEGKLKSERDSLKNEKEALQHERDTLQNEQEVLKGERDSLKTEKNTLQKEHEALKNERDTLKNDKDTLQKDQEALKHERDTLKNEKDTLQKERDSLRTERDTLTGERDQLKSQSSNLTKELEVLQSRFNTVVASRDGLKEETEELNLNRKEKLCPSDWIKFNEKCYYISGKGQTKSWKSSRRDCQDRGGDLVIITTKDERNFISTYYDRIWIGLSDLEHEGKWRWVNGEELEFDGFWQIGEPNDFDSYEDCVEQSRSGQGWNDMPCDETLSWACED, from the exons ATGTCAGTGACATTTAACAGCAAGTCAGGAGCGCTTAGGGGAGATGGTTGGGAATTGATGGACTCTAAATCAGAATATGGAGGCAGATTTCCAAAATCAG CGTGGTGGATTGGAGCTGTTGCAGTATGTTTGGGACTGCTCTATCTTATTCTACTTGTTGTCATCTTAGCCACAGTGAGCCAAT ATGTCAGACCAAGCCCTCTGAAGGACACAGAACAACTGCCAATCAGTCTCACCTCATGTCAAAATCTGACTTCACAATGCTTGcagttacagggaagatacagcACCTTGTTAGAAAGTAAAAAACAGTTAGAGACCAAGCTCTGCTCTTTGACTAAAGAGAAAGACAACGCCGAGGGGGAGAGAGACCGCCTTCAAAATGAACGAGATACCCTTCAAAACCAACGAGACATACTTGAAAACGAACGAAACGCCCTCCACAGTGAACGTGACACTCTCAAAAATGAGCGAGATGTACTTCACAATGAACGTGACACTCTCAGAAATGAGAAAGGCAACATCAAGGCTGAGCTAGATACCCTCCAAAATGAAACAGAGGTCCTCAAAAAGGACCGAGATACCCTTCAAGTTGGACAGAGAGCCTTAAAAATTGAGGAGGGAAAACTCAAAAGTGAGCGGGACAGCCTCAAAAATGAGAAAGAAGCCCTCCAACATGAGCGAGACACCCTTCAAAATGAGCAAGAAGTTCTCAAAGGTGAGCGAGACTCTCTCAAAACTGAGAAAAACACTCTACAAAAGGAGCATGAGGCGCTTAAAAATGAGCGAGATACCCTCAAGAATGACAAAGACACCCTACAGAAGGATCAAGAAGCTCTCAAACATGAGCGAGATACCCTCAAGAATGAGAAGGACACCCTCCAAAAGGAGCGAGACAGCCTCAGGACAGAGCGGGACACCCTCACAGGTGAAAGAGACCAATTGAAGTCTCAGTCCAGCAACCTGACAAAAGAGCTGGAGGTGCTGCAGAGCCGATTCAACACTGTGGTTGCAAGTCGAGACGGCTTAAAGGAGGAGACTGAAGAGTTAAATCTGAACAGAAAAG AAAAACTTTGTCCATCGGATTGGATCAAATTCAACGAGAAATGCTACTACATCTCTGGCAAAGGCCAAACTAAGTCGTGGAAATCGAGTAGAAGAGACTGTCAGGACCGAGGAGGTGACCTGGTCATCATCACCACAAAAGATGAGCGGAATTTCATCTCCACTTATTATGATCGGATTTGGATCGGTCTGTCTGACTTGGAACATGAAGGCAAGTGGAGGTGGGTGAATGGGGAAGAACTGGAGTTTGACGGATTCTGGCAAATAGGCGAGCCAAATGACTTTGACAGTTACGAGGATTGTGTGGAGCAGTCACGCTCAGGGCAGGGATGGAATGATATGCCTTGTGATGAGACTCTTTCTTGGGCTTGTGAGGATTAA